The Salmo salar chromosome ssa02, Ssal_v3.1, whole genome shotgun sequence genome segment cgtgatgtcatccaataggagactgatcttcatgtgaatatttattattctttttaaaatccttcctgttctgtcaagtaggttgttgatcattgctagaaagccattttctagtcttgccatagactttcaagacgatttaagtcccaactgtaactaggtcactcaggaacattcaatgtcatcttggtaagctcctccagtgtagatttggcctcgtggttttggttattgtcctgttaggacagttttttgtattcagatctctgaaatgctctctacctacgtaacatttagtgtctccttatattacgctgggaaaacagttttcatgggcacagaaatcctaaatcatttcagagtttgctaaatccaatggttctaacctagagttaccttaactttattgacaacacccaaatggatactgtcattaatgtggttcttcaataattacacataatacttaatactgtagctgtttagttagtcacatgttcaactatcatcagctgatccaggaaatcattttctgaatgacagtcacatgacaaacatcacgacatgcaacaacaaccaaagtgcttcttcattcattactctggtaaagacagttatgccgtgctccacgttggatccaacatccctaacaaattgatgttcatggtgttattgtctgcttgatttacagtagggtctcattAGTCTGTTtgcacacagagatacttagctcataatgtgtagagaactgttccttgatggataggctattgtacaacacacagagctattttcctttattcaggacatttagaatgacaacacattacagagtagcctagtgggattattcacaaaatgatctggtgatcaggttatgaaatgtcatgacaaagacattttagtttccatgtttcacctgaaatatgaaATGATTATTGtttggtgaagttatgggcccatttgttaaacacttagtgtacaaaccctcattgtcaggctgatggcaacgctagccaaagagcattctactggttgaagtgttttttaagtataaagcagttgatttgcaacaataaaacaaacattttattaacctggacattcaaacgagccttacaattataatccaaaagtaatgtgaaatgcactcataagcaacctgtaaatggaggctatatttgctgtcagcctatgagaacttccctgagttttccccacggtggtgaattagcaaatagacacagagcttaatgtgagtagcactcctgatcttgcgatgtaatattcagaatacattgtgaaaaactaaaatctttgctcaccatttttgctccatgcagatatactacatccataactagtggtttcctcattccagatatactacatccgtaactagtggtttcctcattccagatatactacatccgtaactagtggtttcctcattagcagatatactacatccgtaactagtggtttccccattaccagatatactacatccgtaactagtggtttcctcattagcagatatactacatccgtaactagtggtttcccCATTACCAGATTTACTACATCcacaactagtggtttcctcattagcagatatactacatccacaactagcggtttcctcattagcagatatactacatccataactagcggtttcctcattagcagatatactacatccataactagcggtttcctcattaccagatatactacatccataactagtggtttcctcattaccagatatactacatccataactagcggtttcctcattaccagatatactacatccataactagcggtttcctcattaccagatatactacatccataactagtggtttcctctttaccagatatactacatctataactagtggtttcctcattaccagatatactacatccgtaactagtggtttcctcattaccagatatactacatccgtaactagtggtttcctcattagcagatatactacatccgtaactagtggtttccccattaccagatatactacatccgtaactagtggtttcctcattagcagatatactacatccgtaactagtggtttcccCATTACCAGATTTACTACATCcacaactagtggtttcctcattagcagatatactacatccacaactaacggtttcctcattagcagatatactacatccataactagcggtttcctcattagcagatatactacatccataactagcggtttcctcattaccagatatactacatccataactagcggtttcctcattaccagatatactacatccataactagtggtttcctcattaccagatatactacatccataactagcggtttcctcattaccagatatactacatccataactagcggtttcctcattaccagatatactacatccataactagtggtttcctctttaccagatatactacatctataactagtggtttcctcattaccagtgTCGTGGAAATTTGTCTTAAAAATATAAtactcttacaagaacttgtgaattcaatataggctttaatacagagtagcaaCGCCGAGGTGGTCCGCGGAACATCTAACTTCCCTGAGCATTGGCTCTGCTTTTATTCACATACAGCGTATGGGTACATCCCCTATGTTAATGCAATTACTCCCCTTAGCCCTTCTGCCACCATTATCCTCCAACCCGAGTTTCGTGCTTGTTTACACCTGATAACACCCACATCTGTTCCGGTTTGGATTACAATGGTGGCAGAACCCCCTAGCTTATACAACAAATTATACATTCATTGCATATGGTTCAATTGTTGGTCAATTTGCCACCATCCTTCCTCCTGCTTCCTCCTGACATAAGTACCTCAGAAGGCACAAACTTATCTATGTTCTCAGCTAATGCAATCTTTGGCATGACATCCTACTCAGAGATGGCAATTGTATTGCATGACCCCACCTCTCTATCCGGCCAATATACTCATTGTCTACATTCGTGGCTCAGCATATCAGCTGCCCCTTGTTACATTACATTAACACCCACACCAGATATACTTCATCCATAACtactggtttcctcattagcagatatactagcAGGGAGGTGATTCTGCAACCAAAATTGTGTGCGCACTTTAACCATCTGACATTgtcgttcacacaggagagagatgtgactatcgtggatcctctggggagcctcaacaacatcatgatgctgacgagttagagaagagtctctccacatcagaacacctcaagaaacaccagcagagacccacaggaaagagaactcactgctgctcagACTGTGGGAAACGTTGCAAATATTCATCAGaccttaaaatacaccagcgagtacacacaggagagaagtcttacagctgtaatcaatgtgggaagagttttactcattcaaccaacctgatatcacaccagaggacacacacaggagataaaccttttagttgtaatcaatgtgggaagagttttattacatctagagatctgactgtacaccagagaacacacacaggagagaaaccatatagctgtgatcaatgtgggaagagttttattacaTCTAGTCATCTGACTAGgcaccagcgagtacacacaggagagaaaccattccaCTGTTCAGATTGTGGAAAAAGGTTCTCAACTTCACAGATTTTGAAGatgcaccagaaaacacacacaggagagaaatcgtatagctgtgatcaatgtgggaagagttttactcagtcaagctcCCTGAAATCTCACTGTAaactacacacaggagagaaaccttttatctgtgatgaatgtgggaagagatttattaattctagcaatctgacagtacacaagagaaaacacacaggagagaaaccatttagttgtaatcaatgtgggaaaagttttattacatctagctatctgaatatacacCAGcggagacacacaggagagaaatttcACCACTGTTCAGATTGTGGAAAAAGCTTTTCAACATCACATACTTTGAAGatgcaccagaaaacacacacaggagagaaatcttatagctgtgatcaatgtgggaagagttttactcagtcaagctcCCTGAGATCCCACCATAaactacacacaggagagaaaccttatagctgtgatcaatgtgggaagagttttactacatctagctatctgactatacaccagcagagacacacaggagagaaaccttatagttgtgttcaatgtgggaagagatactctgataaaagttacctgatcaaacatcagaaaatacatacatgaaggagttgtttcatgatatcaatgtagaatgttttaacattgtagttggAGTATTTTAatcatgtcacaatgtagaaccctaaacgtttgtctcCTGttttattgatttcaacatgatatggataatagcctcagggggaaaatccaggctctgaaatgaaagagtactatttatgtgatttaacaaaaagtgactaacaaaaaaaacagttgttacacttaccacgttggtgacccacttgaatcaaaatgcaacacttcaatatgtagctagctgttttctacaaattgtcctctaaccagggatgtacacattactcccagattccatgtggtttttgagctgttagttttaacaggatgtgcaacctcatcTACCTCCTCTCGCGCATTTGATTtccacatgatatcgatgagtgatgacaaataagtgttgtgttcctttgtttagcgacacaaaatgtagctgactgtcttctgcaggttgtgctctaaccagtgaggtaaaatatatctcccatttccatgtgtttttttagttgtgttagtttcaacagcatgtacaacctgatttcccccctaatcgatatcagtgatttattgctacttgtcaaaacaacagcgtttctggtgcttgtgcagtttatatggagcttgtttaaaaaatacaagacgttgaaaataagactatgcccaATATACGTTATTTTGTAGTTGAAAATGTTGTTTTGGGTCGTTTTTTTCAATGACTTtaaaacaacttaatttcaacgtacttgcagcctatacacatggacgcagtataataaattggtctataatcaattttattaacaatcctacatcagTCCAGTATTTCTTTACAACATTCAAatgctaattgtctttattccactactgaagaagcatgactcaaatcacctcatatttcaaacatccagcctgacaaaagatgttttattattccatgcctcaccattaagttaattattgccaatacatattaacaaaggggtgtacatttggttttgatatttcatgtaacatttagtaatcattatttatgtaaccaactgacaatttttgggtacaattatattgacattgttgccctgcttttagaatatcagggttcattctcagatgtgccaacccaaatgtactagagcatgacattggggactgggccccgatccaacaacatgcctatctagtgaaccctgaaaagagagagaagctccgcagtgaggtggaaagttactaaggatattgcaggagtttcctcttgaaatcagacatgtctgtggtaaggacaacttggttgctgattgtctctggggttggcagtcaaaaagatttgttTTGCATTTTGCTAGTGCgttaccatggatcacaatttattttgacatgTTTTTCCGTGTTGGAGAGGAGTTTTATCTcttcttttctgtattttttttaaaccgcactgttggttaggggctcgtaagtatgcATTTCAATGTTAGGTCtacaggtctacacctgttgtattcgggggcatgtgactaatacaataaaatttgatttgagtgtATTTTTGGGCTCGTTCAAAGgggagttctagaagctagtgagttttaggattctataggaagaaaaaggagaaacaaataaaactattgtatattattattttgaaatacatgtttttaattgttgacagccagtagacgccatgtttatattgtagaaggtgaaacattgtagttgattataatgtgaaatggaagttgttttctgttgttggtaaggaaacttgtccaacaaaaatatgggatatatttgttgtcttaagggggaaggtgttagtctttggtttttccatttatgttttgaggttggactttagcacgtg includes the following:
- the LOC123723860 gene encoding gastrula zinc finger protein XlCGF17.1-like; translation: MSPCQPPGRTELEDGGERCDYRGSSGEPQQHHDADELEKSLSTSEHLKKHQQRPTGKRTHCCSDCGKRCKYSSDLKIHQRVHTGEKSYSCNQCGKSFTHSTNLISHQRTHTGDKPFSCNQCGKSFITSRDLTVHQRTHTGEKPYSCDQCGKSFITSSHLTRHQRVHTGEKPFHCSDCGKRFSTSQILKMHQKTHTGEKSYSCDQCGKSFTQSSSLKSHCKLHTGEKPFICDECGKRFINSSNLTVHKRKHTGEKPFSCNQCGKSFITSSYLNIHQRRHTGEKFHHCSDCGKSFSTSHTLKMHQKTHTGEKSYSCDQCGKSFTQSSSLRSHHKLHTGEKPYSCDQCGKSFTTSSYLTIHQQRHTGEKPYSCVQCGKRYSDKSYLIKH